In Candidatus Gracilibacteria bacterium, the sequence CTAAGTGAATTGGAAAAGAAATCTCACTATGATGCAAGTGTATATGCATCATTCATGAGTATTATATGGTTTATAATATTACCATTTCTTATTATGTCGATTTGAACAAAAGTCGGAGGTAGTGGAGATGTTGGTGTAGAATATTTATTTATATTTTACCCAATATTATGATTCTATTGAACAAAATTATTCTTTCGTATAACACGGTATCATTTTAGTCAATATTGAAAAATAAGATTGAAAGAAATATTCCGAAATATAAGGAGTCTATATACAATTATCAATTCAAAATTAGAGCTTATACAATCAATAGATGAAATTCTCGGTAAAATCGATGAAATAAATGAATTTCGCGGAGAATTGAGTAAGTTAGATGAAAAGATAAAACAACAGAAAACTCTTAATAAGAGATACTGAAGATTAATAAGAGATACAATAGAATGGATACTTCATGTCCTTTCTAATCTCCGTTCCGACCTCCAGCTTCGCCTCGAAGAACAGCAGAAAACTCTCGAACAAGCCAAGTCTGAAGTCGAGCAAAATATTCACTGAACTATTGAACTCGAACAAATTTCTGAACTTCAACAGGCTCGGCTTGATAAGCAGATAGAACAGTTCGAGGAATTACAGAGAGTGCTCGTGAAAGTACAATAAGAAAGAATAAAATATCTATAAGTCAACAGGATTTTCTAAAAATAACAACTGTATCTTTGTGTTGATAGAAAATATCTGCTACAATTACCATATCTCTAATCTTTTTTTTATGATTCTCGACAATATCTTCGCTGAATGTAGCGAACGTGGATGATCTGATATCCATCTCAAAGAAGGACAACCAATGATTCTCCGCATCGAATGAGAGCTTTTGAGGAGTAATGATATGAGCATCCCGACACAACCATTTATGCTGGAAGTGCTGAGCGAATTGCTCTACAAAAAAAAGGAACGTATAGAATTCTTCGAGAAAAATCTCGAAATTGATTTTGGATATATCCATAGTGATGGGAGCTCTTATCGTGGAAATGCATATATATATCTCGGAAGGGTTGCTATTGCACTCAGAAGAATCTCGGAGAATGTGAAGAATCTCGGAGAGCTCGGAATTCCAAAAAGTATCAAGAAGGTACTCCAAGCAAAACAAGGATTATTCCTCGTGACTGGACCAACAGGAAGTGGAAAATCAACATCAATGGCATCCATTCTCGAAACGATCAATGAAACACGTTCGAGTCATATTCTCACGATCGAAGATCCGATCGAATACGTCTTCAAGAACAAGAAATCTATTTTCGCACAACGAGAAGTCGGA encodes:
- a CDS encoding PilT/PilU family type 4a pilus ATPase encodes the protein MILDNIFAECSERGGSDIHLKEGQPMILRIEGELLRSNDMSIPTQPFMLEVLSELLYKKKERIEFFEKNLEIDFGYIHSDGSSYRGNAYIYLGRVAIALRRISENVKNLGELGIPKSIKKVLQAKQGLFLVTGPTGSGKSTSMASILETINETRSSHILTIEDPIEYVFKNKKSIFAQREVGRDTHSFGNAIKSAMREDSDIIMIGEIRDAETMETALSLSETGHLVFSTLHTSGSVQTINRMTQFFPTTVEPQIRARIGESLIGVLSQRLIPTKDKKSRVAIREMMYVNSGIKNLIIKGDLAQINNTIEIGNQDGMISMRKYADMLRDQGLVDEKDYIGYFMNDIDTPTGF